A single region of the Eriocheir sinensis breed Jianghai 21 chromosome 53, ASM2467909v1, whole genome shotgun sequence genome encodes:
- the LOC126983363 gene encoding uncharacterized protein LOC126983363: MLRALLYCCLVGLALASHYGAPQESCEPRHDTLTVTRTSLLATHQPVTQLDLQYDHQTAVVTNVLLVPNTVVTTQTVTFFPAPEVVTHTSLLTATDYLTTFVTHVATAVATQTSHLVATAQEVQEQVITQTAVVDESVTSTLTITSQVTAFETLIATDTFNTFVTITDTDTFIVTETTFQTELHYATATVTSLTEHTVDATVTVTELEYVTKCPQPKITYNH, translated from the coding sequence ATGCTGCGCGCCCTGCTCTACTGCTGCCTGGTGGGCCTGGCCCTCGCCAGCCACTACGGTGCCCCGCAAGAGTCATGTGAGCCCCGCCACGACACCCTCACCGTCACCAGGACCAGCCTGCTGGCCACGCACCAGCCCGTGACGCAGCTTGACCTTCAGTACGACCACCAGACGGCGGTGGTGACAAACGTGCTGCTGGTGCCCAACACGGTGGTGACGACCCAGACGGTCACCTTCTTCCCCGCCCCGGAGGTGGTGACGCACACCAGCCTGCTCACCGCCACGGACTACCTCACCACCTTCGTCACCCACGTGGCCACGGCCGTCGCCACGCAGACGAGTCACCTGGTGGCCACAGCCCAAGAGGTGCAGGAGCAGGTCATCACCCAGACGGCCGTGGTGGACGAGAGCGTCACCagcaccctcaccatcaccagtcAGGTCACCGCCTTCGAGACGCTCATCGCCACCGACACCTTCAACACCTTCGTCACAATCACGGACACCGACACCTTCATCGTGACGGAGACGACCTTCCAGACAGAGCTGCACTACGCCACGGCCACCGTCACCAGCCTCACCGAGCACACCGTGGACGCCACCGTCACCGTCACGGAGCTCGAGTACGTCACCAAGTGTCCGCAGCCCAAGATCACCTACAACCACTAG